From the genome of Thermosynechococcus sp. NK55a:
CTTAGCGGCCTCTTCGGAAATTTCCCCCACCGGAATCGTAATGCAAGAATCGCCATGAAAGCCGTTGTAATAGGCACCGGTGTCAATTTTCACAATGTCGCCATTGCGAATCACTTTGCGGGGGCTAGGAATGCCATGAACCACTTCATTGTTGATGCAGGCGCAAATGGATGCGGGAAAGCCGTGATAGCCCTTGAAGCTAGGGGTTGCCCCCATTTCCCGAATACGTTTCTCGGCATAGGCATCGAGATCCGCCGTTGTCATCCCTGGCTCAATCATCTGGGAGATTTCCTTGAGCACCGTCGCCACAATGCGCGAAGCCTGCCGCATAATCTCAATTTCGCGCTTGGACTTAATTTCAATACCACGGCGGGGACGGGTTTGGACAGGGGTGGGGGAGGGAGTGAGCAGACTACCAAGAATATTCATGGGCGCGATGCTACCGCAAAAATCTTTCTTTTTCAGGATAACGCTGTTGCGCTGATCAGGGGAATGTAAATTTTATTTGTTTATTCTTGTTATTCTTGAGGGATTGGTGAACGAAAATGCTCTTGATAGAGCTGCTTAAATCGCCGCTGTTGCTGCCTGTGATCCACAATCGGCAAAGGATAACCACAGCGATGTCGCTCTAGGGGGGAAATATTGCCCGTCACTAAATCTGTAGTGTCCAGCGATCGCACTTCTGGAAGCCAACGCCGAATATATTCTGCTTCCGGGTCAAATTTTTGCGCCTGACTGGCGGGGTTAAAAATCCGCAGGGGTTTTGGGTCCATGCCACTGGAGGCACTCCACTGCCAACCGCCATTATTGGCTGCCAAGTCCCCATCAATGAGTTTCTGCATAAAGTAGCGCTCACCCCACTGGGGATTGATGATCAAATCCTTGGTGAGGAAACTGGCCACAATCATACGGCAGCGGTTGT
Proteins encoded in this window:
- the map gene encoding type I methionyl aminopeptidase encodes the protein MNILGSLLTPSPTPVQTRPRRGIEIKSKREIEIMRQASRIVATVLKEISQMIEPGMTTADLDAYAEKRIREMGATPSFKGYHGFPASICACINNEVVHGIPSPRKVIRNGDIVKIDTGAYYNGFHGDSCITIPVGEISEEAAKLVKVAEEALYRGIEQVKEGNYLMDLAGAIQDYVEANGFVVVEDFTGHGVGRNLHEEPSVFNFRTHELKNVRLRAGMTLAIEPIVNAGSKQVRILRDRWTAVTVDNSLSAQFEHTVLVTKTGYEILTDRTLV